One segment of Variovorax sp. PAMC28562 DNA contains the following:
- the pgm gene encoding phosphoglucomutase (alpha-D-glucose-1,6-bisphosphate-dependent), which yields MSQKISPLAGQPAPYASLVNVPRLISAYYSGRPDTSVAAQRVAFGTSGHRGSSFDDSFNEWHVLAITQAICDFRKQKGIDGPLFLGIDTHALSTPAFASAVEVLAANGVELMLSKDDEYTPTPAVSHAILVYNRGRKIGPGSGLADGIVVSPSHNPPESGGFKYNPPNGGPAGTDITSAVEAAANAMLANGLAGVKRMPLAQALKASTTHRHDFLNNYVEDLASVIDMDAIRGAEVEMGVDPLGGAGVNYWAAIGERYKLKLTVLNPEVDPTFRFMSLDWDGRIRMDPSSPYAMHGLVEHKERFPIIFACDTDHDRHGIVTRTSGLMQPNSYLAVMVDYLFTHRPHWSASASVGKTLVSSSMIDRVAASVGRKVYEVPVGFKWFVDGLVDGSLGFGGEESAGATFLRRDGAVWTTDKDGLIAALLSGEIKAQTGRDPGERYAELTAALGKPVSDRVDAAATPAQKKRLSTLSPAQITSTQLAGEKVVNVLSNAPGNGAALGGVKVMTENGWFAARPSGTENIYKIYGESFLGEAHLQRILGEAQTVVDQALGD from the coding sequence ATGAGCCAGAAGATCAGCCCCCTCGCCGGCCAGCCGGCACCGTACGCATCGCTGGTCAATGTGCCGCGGCTCATCTCGGCCTACTACAGCGGCCGTCCCGATACGTCGGTGGCGGCGCAGCGCGTGGCCTTCGGTACTTCGGGCCATCGCGGCTCGTCTTTCGACGACTCGTTCAACGAGTGGCATGTGCTTGCGATCACGCAGGCCATCTGCGACTTTCGGAAGCAAAAGGGCATCGACGGCCCTTTGTTTCTCGGCATCGACACGCATGCGCTGTCGACGCCGGCGTTCGCCAGTGCGGTGGAAGTGCTGGCCGCGAACGGCGTCGAGCTGATGCTGTCGAAAGACGACGAGTACACGCCGACGCCGGCGGTGTCGCACGCCATCCTGGTGTACAACCGCGGTCGAAAAATCGGTCCAGGCAGCGGGCTGGCCGACGGCATCGTGGTGTCGCCCTCGCACAATCCGCCCGAGAGTGGTGGCTTCAAATACAACCCGCCGAACGGGGGACCGGCCGGCACCGACATCACGTCGGCAGTCGAGGCCGCCGCCAATGCAATGTTGGCCAATGGTCTTGCCGGCGTGAAGCGGATGCCACTGGCGCAGGCGCTGAAAGCATCGACCACGCATCGCCATGACTTCTTGAACAATTACGTCGAAGACCTCGCCAGCGTGATCGACATGGACGCCATCCGGGGTGCCGAGGTCGAGATGGGCGTCGACCCGCTCGGCGGCGCCGGCGTGAACTACTGGGCCGCCATCGGCGAGCGCTACAAGCTCAAGTTGACGGTGCTCAATCCCGAGGTCGATCCGACCTTCCGCTTCATGTCGCTCGACTGGGACGGGCGCATCCGCATGGATCCGTCGTCGCCCTACGCGATGCACGGCCTGGTCGAACACAAGGAGCGCTTTCCGATCATCTTCGCCTGCGACACCGACCACGACCGTCACGGCATCGTCACGCGCACGTCGGGCTTGATGCAGCCGAACAGTTACCTGGCGGTGATGGTCGATTACCTCTTCACGCACCGCCCGCACTGGTCGGCATCGGCGTCCGTCGGCAAGACGCTGGTCAGCAGCAGCATGATCGACCGCGTGGCTGCGAGCGTGGGCCGCAAGGTGTACGAGGTGCCGGTCGGCTTCAAGTGGTTCGTCGACGGACTGGTCGACGGTTCGCTCGGCTTCGGCGGCGAAGAGAGCGCCGGCGCGACCTTTCTGCGTCGCGATGGCGCGGTCTGGACGACCGACAAGGACGGACTCATTGCCGCCCTGCTCTCTGGCGAGATCAAGGCGCAGACCGGGCGCGACCCGGGCGAGCGCTATGCCGAGTTGACCGCCGCGCTCGGCAAGCCGGTGTCTGATCGAGTCGATGCGGCCGCCACGCCGGCGCAAAAGAAGCGCCTGTCGACGTTGTCGCCAGCGCAGATCACCTCCACGCAACTGGCCGGGGAAAAAGTCGTGAACGTCTTGAGCAACGCACCGGGCAACGGCGCAGCGTTGGGCGGCGTCAAGGTCATGACCGAGAACGGCTGGTTCGCGGCACGGCCTTCGGGCACCGAGAACATCTACAAGATCTACGGCGAGAGCTTCCTGGGTGAAGCGCATCTGCAGCGGATTCTGGGTGAGGCGCAGACGGTGGTGGACCAGGCGCTGGGCGACTGA
- a CDS encoding HAD family hydrolase, translating into MTEPTDTVYLIDVDNTLLDNDRIIADLRQHLEEAFGMASADRYWQTLERLRTELGYVDYLGALQHYRNDESLRGMKDSRMLLMSGYLIDYPFADRVYPGALDALKALRQRGPVVIVSDGDVVFQPRKVQQAALWDAVEGRVLIYVHKEQMLDAIAAAYPARHYVMIDDKLRILSAMKAVWGARLTTVFVRQGHYALDTQAIAAYAPADITVERIGDLVDYQWPALPET; encoded by the coding sequence ATGACCGAGCCCACCGACACCGTCTACCTCATCGATGTCGACAACACACTGCTCGACAACGACCGGATCATTGCCGACCTGCGGCAACATCTCGAAGAAGCCTTCGGCATGGCCAGCGCCGATCGTTACTGGCAAACGCTGGAAAGGCTGCGTACCGAGCTTGGCTACGTCGATTACCTCGGCGCGCTGCAGCACTATCGCAACGACGAGAGCCTGCGTGGCATGAAGGACTCGCGCATGCTGCTGATGTCCGGCTACCTGATCGACTATCCCTTTGCCGACCGTGTGTATCCGGGCGCACTGGATGCGCTGAAGGCGCTTCGGCAACGCGGCCCCGTCGTCATCGTGTCGGACGGCGATGTCGTCTTTCAACCGCGCAAAGTGCAACAGGCTGCGCTCTGGGACGCCGTCGAAGGCCGCGTCCTGATCTACGTGCACAAAGAGCAGATGCTGGACGCCATCGCCGCGGCCTACCCAGCCCGGCACTACGTGATGATCGACGACAAGCTGCGCATCCTGTCGGCCATGAAGGCCGTTTGGGGTGCGCGCCTGACCACCGTTTTCGTGCGCCAGGGCCATTACGCGCTCGACACGCAAGCCATTGCCGCCTATGCGCCCGCCGACATCACCGTCGAGCGCATCGGCGATCTCGTCGACTACCAGTGGCCGGCTTTGCCGGAGACATGA
- a CDS encoding [protein-PII] uridylyltransferase, producing the protein MIEAPNIDVGMLRESYRADKLALFDTLRFARAPTRSVHGVLRQLSALADETLRMLWQDADFGNELVLAAVGGFGRGELFPYSDVDVLLLLPAGHGDCIEPGRIEAFIGRCWDAGLEIGSSVRTIDECLGEAEKDVTVQTSLLESRLIAGDKKLYISFRKRFTAAIDPQAFFAAKSQEMRHRHQKYDNTPYALEPNCKESPGGLRDLQTILWMTKAAGFGSRWDDLARSGLATVFEVQQIKRNEALLSLIRARLHVIANRREDRLVFDLQTAVAATFGYEGISQRKASEALMRRYYWAAKAVTQLNQIMLLNIAERLQPQADQPTRINDRFFEKGGLIEIASDDLYQRDPHAILETFLLYQKTIGVNGLSPRTLRALYNARRVMDSKFRNDRVNHITFMRMLLEPRGITHAMRLMNQTSVLGRYLRVFRSIVGQMQHDLFHVYTVDQHILMVLRNVRRFFVAEHAHEYPFCSQLAAGWDKPWVLYVAALYHDIAKGRGGDHSTLGARDVRRFCQQHDIGREDTKLIEFLVTEHLTMSTVAQKQDLSDAEVIGAFTKRVGSERYLTGLYLLTIADIRGTSPRVWNAWKGKLLEDLYRATLRTLGGHMPDAGAEIEARKHDALVQLALYAERFESHKALWETLDVGYFMRHDASEIAWHAKQLSRHVPMRGVPIDPSAQPIVRARLSPIGEGLQVVVYTPDQPDLFVRICGYFDQSSFSIIDAKVHTTSNGYALDTFQIVTAFAPEHYRDLMSMVETGLAKALEETGPLPAPSKGRVSRRVRSFPINPRISLVPDDKAQRWVLNISASDRAGLLYSVARVLAHHHLNLQLAKVTTLGERVEDSFLISGPELQGQRAQLAIQTELLEALAP; encoded by the coding sequence GTGATCGAAGCTCCGAACATCGACGTGGGGATGCTGCGCGAGTCGTATCGCGCAGACAAGCTCGCCCTGTTCGACACGCTGCGCTTTGCCCGCGCACCGACCCGCAGCGTGCACGGTGTGTTGCGCCAGCTGTCGGCATTGGCCGACGAGACGCTGCGCATGCTTTGGCAAGACGCTGATTTCGGCAATGAGCTGGTGCTGGCGGCTGTCGGCGGTTTCGGTCGCGGCGAGTTGTTTCCATACTCCGATGTCGATGTGCTGCTGCTGCTGCCAGCGGGCCATGGCGACTGCATCGAGCCCGGCCGCATCGAGGCTTTTATCGGCCGCTGCTGGGATGCCGGTCTCGAGATCGGGTCGAGCGTCCGCACCATCGACGAATGTTTGGGTGAGGCCGAAAAAGACGTCACGGTGCAAACGTCGCTGCTCGAATCGCGGCTGATCGCTGGCGACAAGAAGCTCTACATCAGCTTTCGTAAACGCTTCACGGCGGCCATCGACCCGCAGGCTTTCTTCGCTGCCAAGTCGCAGGAAATGCGGCATCGTCATCAAAAGTACGACAACACGCCCTACGCGCTGGAACCCAACTGCAAGGAATCGCCGGGAGGGCTGCGCGACCTGCAGACCATTCTGTGGATGACCAAGGCGGCCGGCTTCGGCAGTCGCTGGGACGACCTCGCCAGAAGCGGCTTGGCGACCGTTTTCGAAGTCCAGCAGATCAAGCGCAACGAGGCGCTGCTCAGCCTGATTCGCGCGCGCCTGCACGTGATCGCCAACCGGCGCGAAGACCGGCTGGTGTTCGACCTGCAGACGGCCGTGGCAGCCACCTTCGGGTACGAGGGCATTTCGCAGCGCAAGGCCAGCGAGGCGCTGATGCGGCGCTATTACTGGGCGGCCAAGGCGGTGACGCAGCTGAATCAGATCATGCTGCTCAACATCGCCGAGCGACTGCAGCCGCAGGCTGATCAGCCAACCCGCATCAACGACCGCTTCTTCGAGAAAGGCGGGTTGATCGAAATCGCCAGCGACGACCTGTACCAACGCGATCCGCACGCGATTCTCGAAACCTTCCTGCTGTATCAGAAGACCATCGGCGTGAACGGCCTGTCGCCGCGCACGCTGCGGGCGCTGTACAACGCGCGCCGCGTCATGGACAGCAAGTTTCGCAACGACCGGGTGAATCACATCACCTTCATGCGCATGCTGCTGGAGCCGCGCGGTATCACGCACGCGATGCGGCTGATGAACCAGACGTCGGTGCTGGGCCGCTACCTGCGCGTGTTCCGGAGCATCGTCGGGCAGATGCAGCACGACTTGTTCCACGTCTACACGGTCGATCAGCACATCCTCATGGTGCTGCGCAACGTAAGGCGCTTTTTCGTGGCCGAGCACGCGCACGAGTACCCGTTTTGTTCGCAGCTCGCGGCCGGCTGGGATAAGCCGTGGGTGCTCTATGTTGCGGCCCTGTACCACGACATCGCCAAGGGCCGCGGCGGCGATCACTCCACGCTCGGTGCGCGCGACGTGCGGCGTTTTTGCCAGCAGCACGACATCGGCCGCGAAGACACGAAGCTCATCGAATTTCTGGTGACCGAGCACCTGACCATGAGCACGGTCGCGCAAAAGCAGGACCTGAGCGACGCGGAAGTGATCGGCGCTTTCACCAAGCGTGTCGGCAGCGAGCGTTACCTGACCGGCCTCTACCTGCTGACCATCGCCGACATCCGCGGCACCTCGCCGCGTGTCTGGAACGCGTGGAAAGGCAAGCTGCTCGAAGACCTGTACCGCGCCACGCTGCGCACGCTCGGCGGTCACATGCCGGATGCGGGTGCCGAGATCGAAGCGCGCAAGCACGACGCCCTGGTGCAACTGGCTTTGTATGCGGAGCGTTTCGAATCGCACAAGGCACTGTGGGAGACGCTCGACGTCGGCTACTTCATGCGGCACGACGCGTCGGAAATCGCCTGGCATGCCAAGCAGCTGTCGCGTCACGTGCCGATGCGTGGGGTGCCGATCGATCCGTCGGCGCAGCCCATCGTGCGGGCTCGGCTGTCGCCCATCGGCGAGGGACTGCAGGTGGTCGTGTACACGCCCGACCAGCCCGATTTGTTCGTGCGCATCTGCGGCTACTTCGACCAGTCGTCGTTCAGCATCATCGACGCCAAGGTTCACACCACGAGCAACGGCTACGCGCTCGACACCTTCCAGATCGTGACCGCCTTCGCGCCGGAGCACTACCGCGACCTGATGAGCATGGTCGAGACCGGCCTCGCCAAGGCGCTCGAAGAAACCGGACCGCTGCCCGCGCCGAGCAAGGGCCGCGTGTCGCGCCGTGTGCGCAGCTTTCCGATCAACCCGCGCATCAGTTTGGTGCCGGACGACAAGGCGCAGCGCTGGGTTCTCAACATCTCGGCGAGTGACCGTGCAGGCCTGTTGTATTCGGTGGCACGGGTGCTGGCGCATCACCACCTGAATCTGCAACTCGCCAAGGTCACGACCCTGGGCGAGCGGGTGGAAGACAGCTTTTTGATCAGCGGCCCCGAGCTGCAGGGCCAGCGCGCCCAACTGGCCATCCAGACCGAGTTGCTCGAAGCGCTCGCGCCCTGA
- the map gene encoding type I methionyl aminopeptidase, which produces MSITYNDAEGIAAMRVAGRLGSEVLDYLTPFIQPGITTNEIDRLAAEYMVEQGTTSATVGYMGASSVPFPKSLCTSVNHVVCHGIPNDKPLKKGDVMNIDVTVVKDGWFGDNSRMFVIGDASIAAKRLCAVTYDAMWHGILQVRPGARLGDVGHAIQKFAEGHGFSIVREFCGHGVGRHFHEEPQVLHYGRPGTMEELKPGMIFTIEPMINAGKRDIKEDAKAGQYDGWTIVTRDHSLSAQWEHSVLVTETGYEVLTLSAGSPPPPPFVTATKT; this is translated from the coding sequence ATGAGCATTACCTACAACGACGCCGAAGGCATTGCAGCGATGCGCGTGGCCGGCAGGCTGGGCTCCGAGGTGCTGGACTACCTCACGCCCTTCATTCAGCCCGGCATCACGACCAACGAAATCGACCGCCTGGCGGCCGAGTACATGGTCGAGCAAGGCACCACCTCCGCGACAGTCGGCTACATGGGCGCCAGCAGCGTGCCCTTCCCCAAATCGCTGTGTACCTCGGTCAATCACGTGGTCTGCCACGGCATCCCGAACGACAAGCCCCTCAAGAAGGGCGACGTCATGAACATCGACGTCACCGTCGTCAAGGACGGTTGGTTCGGTGACAACAGCCGGATGTTCGTGATCGGCGACGCGTCGATCGCGGCCAAGCGCCTGTGCGCCGTCACCTACGACGCGATGTGGCATGGCATCCTGCAGGTGCGCCCCGGCGCGCGTCTGGGAGACGTCGGGCACGCCATTCAGAAGTTCGCTGAAGGGCATGGTTTCTCCATCGTCCGCGAGTTTTGCGGACACGGCGTGGGCCGGCACTTTCATGAAGAACCGCAGGTGCTGCACTATGGCCGCCCCGGCACCATGGAAGAACTCAAGCCCGGCATGATCTTCACCATCGAGCCGATGATCAACGCCGGCAAGCGCGACATCAAGGAAGACGCCAAGGCTGGGCAGTACGACGGCTGGACCATCGTCACGCGCGATCATTCGTTGTCGGCGCAATGGGAGCATTCGGTGCTGGTGACCGAAACCGGCTACGAGGTGCTGACCCTGTCGGCCGGCAGCCCGCCGCCGCCTCCTTTCGTCACCGCCACCAAAACCTGA